TTGCCTGCCCAGGCCGTGTGCCTGCGCCTCGGGCGCTACGGCCAGCATGCTCAGGTAAAGATAGTTGCCCTGATTTTCGAGGTATACGCAGCCGGCTGGCTGGCCATTAAGCTCAGTCTTGAGTAGCACAGCGGCCGGGGCGGCCAGCATTTCCAGCAGCGTTTCTACGTCGATGCGCGGGCCTTCGAGCAGGTGGCCTTCGGTGGTCCAGCCGGCCTGGCTAGCCTCGCTGCGGTAGGCGCGGTTGATGAGCGTAGCCAGGGCCGGCGCGTCGGCCGGGGTGGCGGGGCTGAAGGTAGGAGCGGGTTTTTCCACGTCGCAAAGGTAGCCGGCGGGGTAGGTGCGGGCCAGGTGGCCAGCCCAGCCTATCCAAACGAAACCGATAGCTGACGCAAAAAACTGCGCGCTAGCTTGCGGTCCCACCGATTTAACTACCTCTGTTTCATGCTCCGCACCCTTGCCGCTTGCCGGCCGGCCCTGCTGCTGGCCGCCCCGCTCGCCCTGGCCGCCTGCCAAAGCCAGCCCACCCAAACCACCAGCCCGCCCGCCGCCGGCACCCCGGCCACCACTGCTACTGACTCGGCCGGCACCAAGCCCAAGTACCTGGCCAAGCCGCTCATTAGCAGCATTTACACCGCCGACCCGTCGGCGCACGTCTTCAACGGCAAGATTTACATCTACCCCTCGCACGACATTGAGGCGGGTATTCCGGAAAATGACAAGGGCGACCACTTCGCCATGCGCGACTACCACATCCTGTCGATGGATAGCGTGGGCGGCAAGGTCACCGACCACGGCATAGCCTTGGATATCAAGAATATCCCCTGGGCCGGCCGCCAGCTGTGGGCGCCCGACGCGGCGTTTAAGAACGGCACCTACTACCTGTACTTTCCGGTGAAGGACAAGCAGGACGTGTTTCGCATGGGCGTGGCCACCAGCCCGTCGCCCACCGGTCCGTTCAAGGCCGACCCGGCGCCCATCGCGGGCAGCTATAGCATTGACCCGGCCGTGTTTACGGATACCGACGGCAAGGCCTACATGTACTTTGGTGGCCTCTGGGGCGGCCAGCTTCAGCGCTGGAAAACCGGTACTTACGACGCCAACGCCCCCGAGAAAAAGCCCGATGGCAACGAGCCCGCCATCGGCCCGCGCGTGGCCCAGCTCAGCGCCGACATGAAGCACTTTGCCGGCCCGGTCAAAGAAATTAAAATCGTGGATGAAGCCGGTAAGCCCCTGCTGGCCAGCGATACCAAGCGGCGCTTCTTCGAGGGCGGCTGGCTGCACAAGTACCAGGGCAAGTATTATTTCTCGTACTCGACCGGCGACACCCACCTGCTGGTGTACGCCGTGAGCGACTCGCCCACCGGCCCCTTTACCTACAAAGGGGTTATTATGAACCCCGTGCAGGGCTGGACCACTCACCACTCCATCGTCGAGTTTAAGGGCAAGTGGTACATTTTCTACCACGACACCGAACTCAGTAACAAGACCTGGCTGCGCAATGTGAAAGTGACCGAGCTTAAGCGTACCCCCGACGGCAGCATCGTCACAATTAATCCGTGAGAGATTAATGTATAATAAATAAAGAACGCCCTGCTCATCTGGCGTCCGCTTGTCGAAGCATCTCTACCGCTTCGACAAGCGGACGCCAGATGAGCAGGGCGCTTTTTTTCTTTCCTTATCCCTACTTAAACTAGCACCTCGCTAGCCTGCACAAAGCGCACGCCCTGCGCCAGCAGGTCGGCCTTGGCGGCGGCGATACTTCCGGCTGAAATCCCGCGGCTAGCGTCTTCAATCACCGCTACCTCAAAGCCTTCGCTGCGCGCGTCCTTGGCCGAAAAATACACGCAGTAATCGCTGGCTAGTCCCGCCACGAATACCTGCGTGATGCCACGCGCCCGCAGGTAGGCACTCAGGCCGGTGGCGCGGCGGTGGCCGTTGTCAAAAAAGGCGCTGTAGCTATCCAGCTCAGGGTCAGTGCCTTTGCGGAAGATGGCTTCCACGCGGTCGAGGCTCAGGCCGGGGTGCAGCTGGGCGCCGGGCGAGCCCTGCACGCAGTGGTCGGGCCACAGGCGCTGGGGCAGGCCCTGCCACGCTATTTCGCTGAAAAGGTCGTGGCCGGGGTGGGTGCTGGCAAAGCTGCGGTGCCCGGCCGGGTGCCAGTCCTGCGTTGCCACCACCAGGTCGAAGCGCGGCTGCAAGCCGTTGAGCAGCGGCAAAATGGCATCCCCTTCAGCCACGGCTAGCGCCCCGCCGGGCAGGAAATCGAGTTGAAAATCGATGAGCAGCAGGCAAGTCATAGGTTAATAGGAATAAGTAGCGGCTAATAAAAGAACGGCCTGCTCATCTGGCGTCCGCTTGCGGAAGCATCCCTCCCGCGCCGCTAAATAAGTGACCCTAGCGGCCAGCGGCGCGAGCGAGATGCTTCGCGGGGCTCAGCAGGACGTTCTCTAAGTATTAATCGTCAGTTCAGCTTGAGCACCTGCGCCGAGTGGGCCCGCACCTGCTGCGTAAGCGCTGGATTATCAGCCAAATGCTGACCAAAAGACGGCACCAGCCGGCGAAATGTGGCCTGCCACTCGGGCGAGGCGGCGTGCTCAGGAAAGCAGCGCTGCACTAAATCGAGCATAATGCTAACGGCCGTGCTCGCCCCCGGCGAGGCCCCCAGCAGCGCCGCGATGGAGCCGTCGGCGGCCGTCACGACCTCGGTGCCAAACTCCAGCACGCCGCCTTGCTTTTTGTCTTTTTTGATGACCTGCACGCGCTGGCCGGCTGCTTCGAGCTGCCAGTCTTCGGGCCGGGCCTCGGGGTAATACTCGCGCAGGGCCGCGATGCGCTGCTCGGGCGTTTGGAGCACCTGCCCGATGAGGTATTTGGTGAGCGGAATATTACGCGCCCCGGCATAAAGCAGCGGCCGGATGTTACCCAGTTCAATTGAGCGAAACAGGTCGGTGTACGAGCCTTTTTTCAGAAACTTGGTGCTGAAGCCGGCATAGGGGCCAAACAGCAGCTCCTGGTGGCCGTTTATCTGACGGGTGTCGAGGTGGGGCACCGACATGGGCGGCGAGCCCACGGCGGCCTTGCCATATACCTTGGCATCGTGCCGGGCAATGACCTCGGGCTGCGTGCATTTCAGCCACTGCCCGCTCACCGGGAAGCCGCCAAAGCCGTTGGCCTCGGGAATGCCCGACTTTTCGAGCAGCGTGAGCGAGCCGCCGCCCGCCCCGATAAACACGAAGCGCGTGTACACCTTGCGGCTTTTGCCGGTAGCCCGGTCCCGGATTTTAACGCGCCAGAGCCCGCCCTCCTTGCGGCGCAAATCCTCGATTTCCTGCCCTAGCTCGAAGCTGACGCCCGGCTGCTGGCGCAGGTTGTCAAACAAGGCGCGGGTGAGGGCGCCAAAATTAACGTCGGTGCCGATGGCCATGCGCGTGGCCGCCACGGGCTGGCTAGGGTCGCGCCCGGCCATCACCAGCGGCGCCCAGCCGGCAATTTCGGCCGGGTCGGTGCTGAACTCCATGCCCGCAAACAGCGGCGAGCCCAGCAGGGCTTCGTAGCGCCGGCGTAGGTACTCCACATTGGCCTCGCCCCACACGAAGCTGATGTGCGGAATGCTATGGATAAAATAGTGCGGGTCAGGCAGCTTGCTTTCTTCTACCAGGCTGGCCCACAGCTGCTTGCTCAGCTCAAACTGCTCGGCAATTTTATCGGCCTTGGCGATATCAACGCTGCCATCGGGGCGCTGGGGCGTGTAGTTGAGCTCACAAAAAGCCGAGTGGCCGGTGCCGGCGTTGTTCCAGGCGTCGGAGCTTTCGGCGGCCACCGCGTCGAGGCGCTCGTACACGGCCAGGGTAAGGCTAGGGTCAAGCTCTTTAAGCAATACACCGAGCGTGGCACTCATGATGCCCGCGCCAATGAGCACAATATCAGCAGTCAGCGGCTTGGTAGAAGAAGTTTTTAAATCCATAAAAAGCAGGGAAATAGCGCGGGCTACGGTAAATTTGCCGCAGCAAGTTGCTGCGCGCTAGCGGCTATAAAGAAAAATGACCAGCAGAACCTTTACTAAAGCCAGGAATTGCGCCGGGGCGTTGAGCAAGGATGAAAAGTGAACCAGGGGGTTGTTACAGTATCGTCTACATCAGTACGGCCATTGCCGATTTTAGGGAGGCGGACTTGTTGCAACTGCTAAAGCAGGCGCGGGGTTTCAACGAGCAGGCCGGCATCACGGGCGTGCTTATGTACAGCGGCGGCCGCTTCATACAGGTGCTGGAAGGCTGCCCGGCGGCCGTGCGGCGCCTTTTTGCCCGCATCGCGGCCGACCCCCGCCACGGCTGCCTCGAAAAGCTGGCCGACGGCCGGGTGCCCCAGCGTGAGTATAAAGAGTGGTACATGAGCTTCGCACCCCCGCCCACCGCTGCCGATTGGCGGCAGCTACCTGGCTACCTCACCCCGCCTCAGCTCGTACTCGCGGGCCTGGGCACCGCCACGCAGCCGCTGCTCAGCGAGTTCCTGGCCGCCAGTACTGAAATGGTGCTAGTGTAGCTGCTGAGCTGAGCCAAACGAGAATACCTGCCGCCGCTCCCAGGGGCCACCCCGGTAGGCCCACAGTGCCAGCCCCGTACCCTGCGCGGTGAAGGGCCGAAAGCCAGCGCTTAGCTCGGCTAGAAGGGTTCGCGCTACGGCGGGCTCCACCTTATTTTGCACCGTAATGTGGGGGCGCAGGCCCTGCTGGTCCTGGGCCGAAAGCCACGGCTGCCACCGTTGCTGCAGGCGCCGGTGCAGGGCCGGCAACTCAGGATTTTCGAGGGTATACAGCACGCCCCGGCCCATAAACTTCAGGCCCGTTACGGCTAGCGGCAGCGGCGCCGGCTGGCTAGCCGCTGCTTCGGCTAGGTAGGCGCAAATAGCCGTTTCCTCGCTGCCCGGCAGGGCATGAAACAGCGTGAGGTGGGCGTTGAGGTAGTTGATTTTGGGCGGAAAATACTTTTTGCGCTGGGCATCGAAAAAGGCCTGGCTAGCCTCGTCGAGGGTGAGCGTAAGAATGAGTGGGGCAGGGGAGAAGTTGGACACTGAAAGAGGAGGGATAAACTGGTGCAGGACGCTAACGAGCCAGGTAAAAAAAGCTGCTAACCGGCCTTAAAAACCAACTCAAATCGACTTATTACGCAGCCAGGCTTGTTGGGTACGTAATGCAGACCAACCTCTTTTTGCCCGTTCTCAATGCGCCCGAAATAGCCCGGCCGCTAGCCCTCCCGGAGGCCGCTGCGCCGCGCACCCACGGTGCCAAGCTGTGGCTGCCGCAGCGCGTGCTGTTCACGCCCGATGCCTTGCAGGAAGCCTATGGCCAGCAGATTCTGGCCCGTGCCCAGGCCCTGAACTTGCCCATTGAGCGGCTGAAAAGCAACCGCCTTACCGGCCTGCGCGGCGCCGACGAGCGCGCCACCTACCGCACCGCCAAAACTACCCTGGCCGTGGTAAACGCGCCGGCCGGCGCACTGCGCCTCCAGCCCACGCCGCCCTCGGCCGACTACCAGCTCAACTTGGCCGAAGGCTGCCCGGCGCACTGCCAGTACTGCTACCTGGCCGGCAGCCTCAGCGGCCCGCCCGTGGTGCGCGCCTTCGCCAACCTGCCCAAGCTGCTCGCCAACACGCAGGCCTACGAGCGCGCCGGCCGCCCCGTGAGCTTCGAGGCTAGCTGCTACACCGACGTGCTGGGCATCGAGCACCTCACCGGCGCGCTGGCCGAAGCCGTGCGCTACTTCGCTAGCCGTGAGGGTGGCCGCCTGCGCTTCGTGAGCAAGTACGACCACGTGGAAAGCCTGCTGGGCCTGCCGCACCACGGCCACACCCGCGCCCGCGCCTCGCTCAATGCCGAGCCCCTGGTCCGGCAGCTCGAAGGCGGCACGGCCAGCATCGAGGCCCGCATTCAGGCGCTGCGGCGGCTGGCGCTGCCGGTGGCCCAAGGGGGCGGTGGCTACCCAATAGGCGTGGTGCTGGCGCCCATTATGCCCCTGCCCGACTGGCAGCAGCACTACGGCGCGCTGCTCGACCGCCTGCAAGCGGCCCTCGATTTCGACTGCGACCTCACCGTGGAGTTTATCACCCACCGCTTCACGCCCGGCTCGAAGGAAGTGCTGCTTGGTTGGTACCCCAACACGAGCCTCGACCTCGATGAAAGCACCCGCGCTGTGAAGCGCAACAAGTTCGGCGGCCTCAAGTACGTTTATGACCTGCCCACGATGAAGGAATTGAAAGCCTGGTTTTATAGCGAATGGCAGCGGCGCTTTCCGCACGCGCCGGTGCAGTACTGGACGTAGGCGTATAGCTTCGCTCTACACTTAGCTTAATAGTTAATGTTACTCAGTGATTTTTGGGCGCAGCAGCAGTTTAGTTATTTAGTTACCTATTCGTTTCAGCGAGGCCCGAAGTTGATAGCCTTGAAAAAGCAACTTCAGCAGGAGCTTGTAACAGCTCGCTATATGCGGCGAGCTGCTATTCAAAGGCAGATAGATGAATTGAAGCGGCCTTCCTTAACGCTGACAAAAGGGCTGGGACCTGTGCATTCAACGGCTACCGCCGTAGCACGGCTAGCTGCTGGCTCGGTTGAAGCACAGCAATTATCCTATGAGTTGCAAATATCCACTAAACAGGAGTGGTATGCTATGTGCACCCCTATCTATCGCGATGCCCTTGCTTTTTACAACGAAGCCAATGAATTAATAAGTATCCTGAATATATACTTTCATTGCTGCTTTATGTGTACCGACCAACTGGAAGCGGTTGAAGCCGATATGGCTACTTATGATATTCTACGGGCGTTTTTAATTCGGCTAGGTTGTACGGACAATTATCTTTGCGTTCGTGAGCAATCTGGATGAAATCAGTGACCGTGCTTGGACCGCTTTGGCCCCACATTTATCGGGCAAAGCGGGCGACGTGGGCCGAACAGGCGTCGATAACCGACTCTTTCTCAACGCCGTGTTCTGGGTGGCGCGCCACGGCTGCGCCTGGCGTGCACTGCCGGCCCGCTTTGGCAAACACGACACGTTGCGCAAACGCAGCCGGCGCTGGGCCCAAAAAGGCATTTGGCAACGCTTGTTCGAAGCCGTGCAGGAACCAGACCTGGATTGGGTGATGCTTGATTCGACCGTGGTGCGGGCCCACGCGCAGGCGGCGGGCAGCCGAAAAAAAGCCGCGTCGGCGACGAAGCCCTCGGCCGCAGCCGCGGCGGGCTGACGACCAAAATCCACGCCCTCGTCGACGCGCTGGGTAACCCGTTGCGCGTGGTGCTCGGTCCCGGCCAGCAAGCCGATTGTCGACGCGTAGCGGAACTGCTGCCGGCCGCTGAGGGTACCAGCAACGTGCTGGCAGACAAAGCCTACGATACGGACGCCGTACTCGCCAGCGTGGCCGCCCTCGGTGCCCAAGCGGTGATTCCCAGCAAAAAGAACCGCCTCGTCCAACGCGTGATTGACCGAAATCTGTACCGCGACCGCAACAAAGTCGAGCGCTTTTTTAGTCGCCTCAAGCAGTTTCGCCGGCTGGCCACGCGCTATGATAAAACGGCCAGCAGCTTCTTAGGAATGGTGCATTTCATCTCAGCACTCTTGTGGCTTCGCTAATTGTCCGTGCAACCTAGGCCATTCTATTACAGATAACGAGTAAATCCTTACCACTAGCACCCGCACCGAAAATCCGGATACTCAATAAAGCCCGGCGCGGGTGTATCATCGATGCGGATGATGTGGTCGAGGCGCACTTCCTCGCCCGAGGCTAGCTGGGCAAACTCGACGTGGTCGCGCACGAAGAAGGTTTTGAAGGTGGCCGGGCCCTGGCAGAGCTGGCGCAAGTCGTTGAAGTACTGCAAATACACTTGCTTCTTGCGGGTGGCCAGGGCTTCCAGCTCATCGTAAAAGCTGCAGGCAACGGGTTGATAATCGGGAGCCATAATAAAAATGAACGGGGCGACAGTAGATTGCCAAATGCCGTCGCCCCAGTAAAAGTTGTGCGGCGTGGGGCTAGCCCCGCGCCTGTCGCTTTCGCAGCCAGAGCCAGGCGCCGGCGGCTACCAGCGCGGCCACGCCGGCCACCAGGGCCGCCTGCGGCACTTTTGGCTGCTCCGGTGCGTGCCGGGCCACTACGCTATCCTGGAAGGGCTGGCCGCTGGTGGCTGCCAGAATAAGGCGAGTAGCTTCGGCGGGCTGGTCCCACTGCGGGAAGTGGCCGCAGTGGTCGAACCAATAGAGGCGGGCGTCGGGAAATTTCGCCAGGGCCCGCGGCGCCTGGCTGGGCACGCATACCTTATCCTGCCGCCCCCAGCCAATAACCAGCGAGCCTGGTATCGAGCCCTTGGGCGCACCCTGCTGCACCTCGCCATAGGCCAGGTTATAGAGCAGCTCATCAAAGGAGGGCGCGTGGGCAAAGCTGCGCATCTCATCCAGCGCCGCGCGGGCCGGAATCTGCCACGGGTGGGCCGAAAACTGCGCAAACAGCAGCGTGCGCGTCACCGCATTGCCAGTAAGCAAGGGCATGGCGGGCTGCAAGGCGCGCACCAGCCTGGTTGATAGGTCCACGCTGTGGTAGAAAACCGGAATCTCCCAGCCCTGCCAGAAGCCGCCCGGGTCGAGCGACACTACCGCCCCCAGCACGCCGCCGCGCCGGGCCAGCTCCAGCACCAGGCGCGCGCCCATCGAGCTGCCTGCCGCGTCGATGCCCAGCAGGTCGTGCCGACGCAAAAACTCGGTGAGCGCGTCGGCTAGGGTACCAATGGTTACCGGCCCACGCAGCGGCGGCGTGTCGCCAAAGCCGGGCAGGTCCACGGCAATTACCTCGCGCTCCTGAGCTAGCCCGTCCAGAATAGTTTGCCACGAGCGCCAGCTGCCGCCAATGCCGTGTACTAGCAGCAGCGGCTTACCGGTGCCGCGCCGGATGAAGTTCATTTCCATAAGAGTAAGGCAAGCGAAAATAAACCGGACTACTACCATGTACCCGGCCATCATCGTATACGCAAAACCGCCCCCGGCCGCTAAAGCACCACCATCAGCGGCCTTAAGTAACGCGCAACTGGTCCCGCGCAGCAAATTCAACGTACCTTTACGGCACAAAAGGCAAATCGCCACGTTTCAGTACCGTTAGGGTAGTTCGCTACATTAATCACACAGGTTCGCTGCTGCTTGCTTTATCACCCCATTTTTTCCCTAGCATCATGCAGACAGGAACCGTAAAATTCTTCAACGAAACCAAAGGCTTCGGCTTCATCAAAGTAGACAGCACCGGCGAGGACGTATTCGTCCACGTAACCGACCTCGTGAACGAGATTCGCGAGAACGACAAAGTGCAGTTTGAAATCGCCCAGGGCAAAAAAGGCCCGAACGCCGTTAAAGTATCGCTGGTGTAGCTTTAAGCCGCCTCAGTTAGTAAAAGGCCCCGCTAGCACGCTAGCGGGGCCTTTTTTTGATTTCTGGCTAGTAGAGCAGGGCGCGCGATTACCCCGTACTTTGGCAGTGCCAATCAGGCGCTTCGCTCTATGAGCCAACCTGCTACTTTGCCATTGCCCGGCCCGGCGGCCCCTAGCGAGGCCGCGGCCCGCCCCCGCGTGCTGGCCATCGATGTGGTGCGCGGCCTGGCCATGATACTCATGGCCATCGACCACATTCGGGAGTTTTGGTGCGCCACGCCGGTGCGGCCCGAAGACGTAGCCCAGGCCCCGGCGGCGCTGTTTCTGACGCGCTGGGTTACCCATTTTTGTGCGCCCACGTTCGTGTTTCTGGCGGGCGTCAGTATTTTTTTATACCAGCAAAAGCAGCCTAGCCGGAGCGCGGTCAGCCGGTTTTTGCTCACGCGCGGGCTGTGGCTGGTCATGCTGGAGCTGGTGGTAATTAATTTTTTGCTGCAGTGGGGCTATCCGCTGCTGGTGCTCGAAGTAATCTGGGTGCTGGGCTGGAGCATGGTGCTGCTGGCGGGTGCCATTTGGCTGCCGCGCTGGCTGCTGGCTAGCCTGGCACTGGTCTTCCTTTTTGGGCAGCACCTGCTGCCCACCATTCAGCCCGTAGATACCCGCCACCTGGGCGGGGCCTTGCTCTACGATAGTCCGTTTTTAGTGGCGCTGCACCCCGTGCCGGTTTTGGCGGCCTACACCATCCTGCCCTGGGCGGCCGTGATGGCCGCCGGCTACGTGGCCGGGCCCTGGTTTTGGGCTGCGCCGGCCCGGCGCACGCGCTGGCTAGGCCTGGCGGGCGGGGCCGCGCTGCTGTTTTTTGCGGGCCTGCGCGCCACCAATTGGTACGGCGACCCCTCGCCGTGGAGCGTGCAGCCGCGCGGGGCCGGCTACACGCTGCTCTCGTTTCTGAACGTCACCAAATACCCGCCGTCGCTGCTGTTTCTGGGTCTCACGCTCGGCGGGGCGCTGGTGCTGCTGGCGGTGGCCGGCCGCCTGCCTAGCCGCCTCAGCAGTTGGCTGAGCACGTATGGGCGGGTGCCGCTCTTTTACTTTGTGCTGCATTTTATGCTGATTAGCGGCGGGGCGTATGCGTGGACGCGCTTGGCTTTTGGGCACGCCATCAACCTGTCGTTTGCCGCCGTAAAAGACTGGCCGTCCGCTTATCACCCCAGCCTGCCGCGCCTGTATGTGGTGTGGGTGTGCGTGGTGGCCATCATGTACTGGCCCTGCCGCTGGTACCAGGGCTACAAGCAGCGGCACTCGTACTGGTGGCTGTCGTATCTGTAAACGGGCTAGCCTGGCAGCGCGGTGCATCTTTGCAGCTCACTTCTCTTTCGCCATGACCATCCCGATTTACCAGGTTGATGCCTTTGCCCGCCGGCCTTTCACCGGCAACCCGGCCGCCGTGTGCCCGCTCGACGAGTGGCTGCCCGATGCCACCATGCAGCAGATAGCCGCCGAAAATAACCTGGCCGAAACGGCCTTTTTCGTGCCGCTGCACGGCCAGGCGGCCGATTTTCACTTGCGCTGGTTCACGCCCACTTTCGAGATTGACCTCTGTGGCCACGCCACCCTGGCCAGCGCCCACGTGCTCTGGAACGAGCGCGGCTATACCAAGCCCGAAATCACTTTCCACAGCAAAAGCGGCCTGCTGAAAGTGCGCCGCGAGGCCGATGGCAAGCTGGTGCTCGACTTTCCGAGCCGCCCGCCGCGCCCGCTGGCCCTGGCCGAGCACCCCGAGGTGCTGCTGCGCTCGCTCGGCCCCGGCGCGGCCACGCCGCTGGCCGTGCTGGCCTCGCGCGATTTGGTGGTCGAGTTTGCCCACGCCGACGAGGTGCTGGCCCTCAAGCCCGACTTCGCCGCGCTCATCGACCTAGGCTACATCGGCCTCATTGCCACGGCGCCGGGCACGGGCGGCGTCGATTTTGTGTCGCGCTTTTTTGCCCCCGAAGTGGGCGTGCCCGAAGACCCCGTTACCGGCTCGGCGCACAGCACGCTCATCCCGTTCTGGGCCGAGAAGCTGGGTAAAACCGACCTGTTTGCCCGCCAGGAGTCGGCGCGCGGCGGTGAGCTGTGGTGCCGCCTGCGCGGCGACCGCGTGGACATTGGTGGCTACGCCGTCACGTTTTTGCGCGGCGACGTGCAGCTATAGCGGCCAGCAGGCACCAGCTGATAAGGTTGGTTGTTTGGTAATGAGCTGATTGATAACAGTATAAACGGTATCGGGGATGATTTATGAGTATAAAAAAATGAGTTAAGCTGGACTTTGTGGCTAGCCAGGAGGCTGATTCTACGTGCTATTTTCGTGAGGATTGGCTACTTACAAGCTCGGGCGCTAGTAGCTTGCAGTGGTATGCACTGGAGCCAGGCTCTGGTGTAGTGCGCTACGTACTCTGCTTTTTCCACACGATGCCTACTACTGCCTGTCTCAACTGCATCATTGTTGACGATAATGAAATCAACCGGCTCACGCTCGAGCACCTCGTAGACCTGACGCCCGAGCTGAAGCTGGTGGCCTCGTTGCCGGGCGGGCTCGAAGCGCTGGCGTTTTTCCGGGGCGGCGGCCGCTGCGACCTCATCCTGCTCGATGTGGAGATGCCCACCCTCACGGGCCTCGAGCTAGCCAAGCTGCTGCCCCGGCCCGCGCCGGCCATTGTGCTGGTGACTACGCACCGCGACTTCGCCGTGGCGGCTTTTGAGCTGCAAGTGGTTGATTATCTAGTAAAACCAGTGGAGTTTGCACGGTTCAGCCAGGCCATCGGCAAGGTGCAGGCCCAGCGGCCGGCCGTGCTCCCCGCGGCCAAAATCCCTGAGCCGGCCGCCGACCTGTTCGTGAAAGTGGGCACCAAGACTATTAAAATCAACTTCGACGAGGTGCTCTACATTGAGGCTCTTTCGACGTATTCGGTGATAGTAACCACTGCCCAAAAGCACATCGTATACCTCACCCTCAAGGCCCTGATTGAGCGGCTGCCCTTCGCCCACTTCGTGCGGGTGCACCGCTCCTACATCGTAAATATGCGCCGCATCGAGGCCATCGAAGACAACATGCTCAAGCTGGGCCCCTACGAGGTGCCGGTAGGCAAGTCGTACCAGGATGAGTTTACCCGCCACCTACGCAGCTTGTGAGGTAAGGTAGAACGAGGAATCGAGAATTATCGCTTGTGTAATTCGTTATTCCTCCATGCTACCTTGTTCCTTCAGAGGCAGTTCCTGCGGCAGGGCGGCCAGGGCGCGCTGCACCTGGCTAGCCAGGTGGGCGGCGGCGGCGGGCAGATGGAGCAGGTCGGCGGCGGCTTCGAGCTGCAGCACGGCATTGGCCACGCCGGGCACGCCCACCGATTCAAGGCTGGGCTTGATGTGGTGCGTGATTTTGGCGGCATCGTCCCAGCGGCCGGCGGCGGCGGCGGTGCGCAGCTGGGCCAGGCTGTCGGGAATATTGCGCAGAAAAGAGTGGATGATTTTCACCACAAACTCTTCGCGGCCCCGCGCCAGGGTGCGCAGCTTGCTCAGGTCGTAGGCTTGCGCCGGGGCGGGGGCGGGCAATTGCTGCACCAGGGTGCGGTACACGTCTTCTTCCTCAAACGGCTTGGCTAGGGTGGCATTCATACCGGCGGCCAGGTAGCGGTCGCGGTCGGCCCGGAAGGCATTGGCCGTGAGGGCCACGATGGGCAGGTTGGCCCGCGCCGGGTCGGGCAGCGCCCGAATGGCCGCCGTGGCATCGAGGCCGTTGAGGCCGGGTAGCTGAATATCCATCAGCACCACGTCGTAGAGCTGGGGGGCGTCGCGCACGCGCTGCACGCCGGCCCAGCCATCTTCGGCCTCCTCCACCACGGCGCCCCAGCCCTCGAACAGCAGGCGCGCCACGGTGCGGTTTATTTCGTTGTCTTCGACCACCAGCAGGCGGCGGCCGCGCAGCGCGCCAGTGTCGTAGGCATCGAGGGCGGGCTGGGCCGGCGCGGGCGCGGCGGCCTTGGGCAGCGTGAGCACAAAGGC
The genomic region above belongs to Hymenobacter sp. BRD128 and contains:
- a CDS encoding PhzF family phenazine biosynthesis protein, translated to MTIPIYQVDAFARRPFTGNPAAVCPLDEWLPDATMQQIAAENNLAETAFFVPLHGQAADFHLRWFTPTFEIDLCGHATLASAHVLWNERGYTKPEITFHSKSGLLKVRREADGKLVLDFPSRPPRPLALAEHPEVLLRSLGPGAATPLAVLASRDLVVEFAHADEVLALKPDFAALIDLGYIGLIATAPGTGGVDFVSRFFAPEVGVPEDPVTGSAHSTLIPFWAEKLGKTDLFARQESARGGELWCRLRGDRVDIGGYAVTFLRGDVQL
- a CDS encoding LytTR family DNA-binding domain-containing protein, producing MPTTACLNCIIVDDNEINRLTLEHLVDLTPELKLVASLPGGLEALAFFRGGGRCDLILLDVEMPTLTGLELAKLLPRPAPAIVLVTTHRDFAVAAFELQVVDYLVKPVEFARFSQAIGKVQAQRPAVLPAAKIPEPAADLFVKVGTKTIKINFDEVLYIEALSTYSVIVTTAQKHIVYLTLKALIERLPFAHFVRVHRSYIVNMRRIEAIEDNMLKLGPYEVPVGKSYQDEFTRHLRSL
- a CDS encoding DUF1624 domain-containing protein, with the translated sequence MSQPATLPLPGPAAPSEAAARPRVLAIDVVRGLAMILMAIDHIREFWCATPVRPEDVAQAPAALFLTRWVTHFCAPTFVFLAGVSIFLYQQKQPSRSAVSRFLLTRGLWLVMLELVVINFLLQWGYPLLVLEVIWVLGWSMVLLAGAIWLPRWLLASLALVFLFGQHLLPTIQPVDTRHLGGALLYDSPFLVALHPVPVLAAYTILPWAAVMAAGYVAGPWFWAAPARRTRWLGLAGGAALLFFAGLRATNWYGDPSPWSVQPRGAGYTLLSFLNVTKYPPSLLFLGLTLGGALVLLAVAGRLPSRLSSWLSTYGRVPLFYFVLHFMLISGGAYAWTRLAFGHAINLSFAAVKDWPSAYHPSLPRLYVVWVCVVAIMYWPCRWYQGYKQRHSYWWLSYL